From one Kwoniella dejecticola CBS 10117 chromosome 2, complete sequence genomic stretch:
- a CDS encoding OPT family small oligopeptide transporter, translating into MPAKVEDPDDEIVVTRPPSSKEDEISSPESDGKDEKFGSSPELYPQDKTLAYEAEGFVPQATFDDFAERDADGTEKYDWESDEFRNIPEIVRQTVSFEDDPNLPVITFRALLLASIFCVIGSVVSQISYFRTTTAPFPVFFVILASHPLGKFLARVLPDWRVPLGRFSFSLNPGPFNVKEHVIIGIAANAGSQGQWATFIPTNAALYYNITLEPAIALFFGWGASLLGFSFAAMVRPILVDDPQFLFPLSLQQVAVYRSIQGTTELHLSKSRKQMKVFGWIFLGVFLWQFLPAYMFPFVASLAPLCWFASRNHNVNFLGAGRGGAGLLNITLDWSNITSTVITYPYSVQVIVFASFVLTTWILIPVAYFGNLWGSPTYNIMSNGVFQKNGSAYPFNSLLQTDASGLQVFNQTKYDEVGLAYSGGQFLWGIFMWYASYISSFVWCGLFLAPNIAHCWRSWRNKKHAHNDRLSNLIHKYPGLKWWEWVILTIVPFFMLLGVLLTKKLYMPIWTYFVALGFGAAAMLPMSLIYAVSGYPMKVGIFNELIYGYMIEAKGSSRHPLGQLAYRVISGNVWYDARTVLEDQKIGHYFHLPPRMVIGIQIIANMIALPVNYGVMRWVIASKFEYVSGQKADPGGQWTGQTFKSYNTEGIQYSLVGPKRLFESTVYKPVTYGFVAGAVAPVLIYLLHRKFPKAKFNLWNTTIFFSGCATFHGNLSTGPFTTFLVGTFWNFYLFRYRRKFWNMYAYISGAAADTGFNFNLLFIFIFLGTTGAVFPHWWGNNKDSIERCFALKKAAAK; encoded by the exons ATGCCTGCCAAAGTGGAAGACCCAGACGATGAGATCGTAGTTACTCGGCCGCCCTCTtcgaaagaggatgagatctCTTCGCCGGAAAGCGATGGTAAAGACGAAAAGTTCGGCTCTTCTCCTGAGCTTTACCCTCAAGACAAGACGTTAGCGtacgaagctgaaggattCGTACCTCAGGCTACCTTCGACGATTTCGCTGAGCGGGATGCCGATGGAACGGAGAAGTACGACTGGGAGTCGGACGAGTTCAGAAACATCCCGGAGATTGTCAGGCAGACAGTCagtttcgaagatgatccaAATCTACCAGTGATCACTTTCAGAGCTCTACTTCTGGCGTCAATCTTTTGCGTGATCGGAAGTGTCGTGTCACAGATCTCCTA TTTCCGTACGACTACCGCGCCGTTCcctgtcttcttcgtcatcctcgcttCTCATCCTTTGGGTAAATTCCTCGCGCGAGTGCTGCCAGATTGGCGGGTGCCCCTCGGACgattttctttctccctcaaccCCGGTCCATTCAACGTGAAAGAACACGTAATCATTGGTATCGCTGCCAACGCTggaagtcaaggtcaatggGCAA CCTTCATCCCCACCAATGCTGCTTTGTACTACAATATTACACTGGAGCCTGCAATCGCGCTGTTCTTCGGTTGGGGAGCATCTCTACTAGGTTTCTCCTTCGCCGCCATGGTCCGACCTATACTCGTGGACGATCCTCAATTCCTTTTCCCTCTATCGCTTCAACAAGTGGCAGTGTACCGATCTATCCAAGGTACAACGGAGTTGCACTTATCTAAATCTCGAAAGCAGATGAAGGTATTTGGGTGGATTTTCCTTGGCGTGTTCCTCTGGCAATTCCTTCCGGCATACATGTTCCCCTTCGTCGCGTCCTTGGCCCCGCTTTGTTGGTTCGCCTCGCGAAACCACAACGTCAATTTCCTCGGCGCTGGGCGGGGTGGTGCTGGACTCTTGAACATTACTCTAGATTGGTCAAACATCACTTCTACTGTTATAACCTATCCATACAGTGTCCAGGTCATTGTGTTTGCCTCCTTCGTACTTACT ACCTGGATCTTGATCCCCGTGGCATACTTCGGTAACTTGTGGGGCTCGCCAACGTACAACATCATGTCCAATGGTGTCTTCCAGAAGAACGGTTCGGCGTATCCATTCAACTCTTTGCTTCAAACGGATGCTTCCGGATTGCAAGTGTTCAACCAGACGAAGTATGACGAGGTCGGTCTCGCTTATTCTGGCGGCCAATTCTTGTGGGGCATCTTCATGTGGTATGCCTCATACATCTCTTCATTCGTTTGGTGCGGCCTGTTCTTGGCGCCCAACATCGCTCACTGCTGGAGATCATGGAGAAACAAGAAACATGCCCATAACGATCGTCTGAGTAACTTGATCCACAAATACCCCGGGTTGAAGTGGTG GGAATGGGTGATTTTGACTATTGTGCCCTTCTTCATGCTGTTGGGTGTACTCTTAACCAAGAAACTGTATATGCCCATCTGGACTTACTTTGTCGCCCTTGGTTTCGGTGCCGCAGCGATGTTGCCCATGAGTCTGATTTATGCCGTATCGGGATATCCCATGAAAGTCGGTATCTTCAATGAGTTGATCTATGGGT ATATGATTGAGGCTAAGGGCTCCTCGCGACACCCGCTCGGTCAACTTGCATACCGGGTCATTTCAGGAAATGTATGGTACGATGCCAGAACGGTACTTGAAGATCAGAAAATCGGCCATTATTTCCACCTCCCACCCAGGATGGTCATCGGTATTCAAATCATCGCCAATATGATTGCCCTTCCGGTCAATTACGGTGTCATGCGATGGGTCATTGCGTCCAAGTTCGAATACGTCAGCGGTCAAAAGGCAGATCCCGGAGGCCAATGGACCGGTCAGACATTCAAGTCGTACAACACTGAAGGTATTCAGTATTCCCTCGTCGGACCCAAACGTCTCTTCGAGTCTACCGTTTACAAACCGGTTACATATGGGTTTGT TGCTGGAGCTGTCGCACCGGTCTTGATATACCTCTTGCACCGCAAATTCCCTAAAGCCAAATTCAACCTCTGGAATaccaccatcttcttctccggtTGTGCCACTTTCCACGGTAATTTGAGTACCGGACCTTTCACGACCTTCCTCGTCGGGACTTTCTGGAATTTCTACTTGTTCAGATACAGAAGGAAGTTCTGGAACATGTACGCTTATATCAGTGGTGCCGCCG CCGATACTGGATTTAACTTCAATCtgttgttcatcttcatcttccttggaACCACCGGTGCCGTTTTCCCACACTGGTGGGGAAATAACAAGGACTCCATCGAAAGATGTTTCGCCCTCAAGAAGGCTGCAGCCAAATAG